ATTGTATAGGAAAAGCTTGGCTTTGAAGGGAACAAGAAGAAAACTAAGTAGGCTTACAGGATTGCGGGACACATTGCCCCTCATGACTTTCCTGCCTGCCGTATTAGATTCTCTATAAAATTGTGTAACAACTAGTATATTTAACCCAACATTGCCCCCTCAGGATATCACACGTGTGATCACCATTTGTGATATACCCTACAGTAGGTTCCCAGTTTTGCCATGGGAACATTTGTGGGGTTGATCCCTACTTGAGCAGGAATGTGTTCCTACAGGAATTGGTGACATTTAAAGATGTGGCTGTGAACTTCACCCAGGAAGAATGGCACCACATGGATCCCGCTCAGAGGCGCTTGTACAGggatgtgatgctggagaactaTAGCCACTTGGTTTCTCTTGGTAAGGACCACATCTCATTGTCTATGTATTGGTGGGTCTTTCCCTTCTCAGTTGCTAAGGTTGTGGGACTCATAGTTTGGGTGACTGTGAGCAGAGTGTACAGGGTTAGAGCTTGTTCATCTTGCTGGGACCCAGCTTTATGGGTTTCTGAGCCTACTCTTTAGGTAAAAGGTCTTTCTTTTGCAGAACTGGAAATAGGCCATTTGATTGCATGACTCCTCAGTTGCACCATTTTTTCCCTTCAGAGTTCCTGAGGATCAAGGCCTAGTATTGACTTATAGAGGGTTCTTTGTCTACTTGCACAAACAACCAAATCTTGTGTATTTACCCATGAGCAGGATATCAAGTTTCCAAGCCAGAGGTGATCTTCAAATTGGAGCAAGGAGAAGAGCCATggatagcagagggagaaatccAAAGACCTTTCTGTCCAGGTAAATGAGGGAGAATCAAGCATGTAGGACAATGGCACAGCTGAGGGAGAGGGCAGCACCTTCAGATTGCTGCCTTGGGAGTGCCTAGACCTGTAGAAGAGGTTGGGCTGTCTCCTGGATGACACCTCTATATGTCTCCCTTCTCCATTAGGGTGTCTTGCTGCTGGTAGGTCTTGGAAGAAAAGGTACCTCTTTTTCCATTCTGAAAGTAGCCATTTGTCCTACACTCAGAATACCATCTCTCCCTATCCTATATCCCTACTTGTGGATTATTTTCTCCTCTGGTGTCCTCAGTCCCCCTTCATTATTCAGAGATCTGTTTTCTTACTCATTCAGACATTAATTGAACTTCCATGTCTCCTCCttgttttttcttgctgctttcactGTCGGATGTCCCAGACTTGTAGGAAATACCCATAACCttgatcctccctccctccagactTCTTTCCCTGACTGCACTCCTGTACCACCTCTCTGGCGAGCATCACCATCCTCCTTCTGTCCTGCACTCCTGTCCATTTGATTCATTTCCTCCCTCCACAGTTCCTGGAGTATCATCCTCTCCTGGTTTCCCCACTCATTCAATGCTTCTTGGCTTTGGGTCTTTGGCTtttcttgcttttccctcttAGTGAATCTACCTTAAGGAGCCTGCCTTCTggcttcctctcctttctttctataTTACCTCCCTATAAAAGGGTGCCTGCTTTCTGGTAGTTGCAGCTCTTTATTGTGTGCTGTAGACTCAGAATCATCCTTACTTGTACCCTggtcacttttattttcttctcacagGACCCCTCCACTTGTAAGTCCCacaacattcttttttcttttttcttcacaacATTCTTAATAGAGGTGTAAAATCTAAATTAATCATCTTGCATCTCCAGTCAGCACATTTTGCTACATTGCCCATTATCCATTTCTCCCCTTGCCCATTAGAAATTACCAGGATTCCAGTCCCTCAGGCCAGACACCATAGTCAGTGTAGTCTTTTTCTTTCAACCCAAGTTATTTTCCTCCTTTGAGAAGTATCTTAGGTTTTCCTCCCTTTTAACTTGGACTGGTGA
This genomic window from Mesoplodon densirostris isolate mMesDen1 chromosome 19, mMesDen1 primary haplotype, whole genome shotgun sequence contains:
- the ZFP90 gene encoding zinc finger protein 90 homolog isoform X4, translating into MAPRPPTARPQELVTFKDVAVNFTQEEWHHMDPAQRRLYRDVMLENYSHLVSLGYQVSKPEVIFKLEQGEEPWIAEGEIQRPFCPELG
- the ZFP90 gene encoding zinc finger protein 90 homolog isoform X2; protein product: MAPRPPTARPQELVTFKDVAVNFTQEEWHHMDPAQRRLYRDVMLENYSHLVSLGYQVSKPEVIFKLEQGEEPWIAEGEIQRPFCPEHIEGSQKIT
- the ZFP90 gene encoding zinc finger protein 90 homolog isoform X3 is translated as MAPRPPTARPQELVTFKDVAVNFTQEEWHHMDPAQRRLYRDVMLENYSHLVSLGYQVSKPEVIFKLEQGEEPWIAEGEIQRPFCPAVCFNRRE